The following coding sequences are from one Paenarthrobacter ureafaciens window:
- a CDS encoding ABC transporter substrate-binding protein, with protein MLRTTTAKFLALAVLPAVVLPALAGCSDPGASAAKPESETAKNGVVYNTSVEQNRIRVEKDATAAATVPAAISKDGKLTVATTAGSVPLSFHATDDKTPIGVEIDLAQLVADKLGLELDLQVTSWENWPLKTQSGDFEAVFSNVGINAARVKLFDFSTYRAAYMGFEAKKSASYDIKGADDISGLKVSVGPGTNQEKILLAWNKELEEKGKAPATLQYYSSDADTILALSSGRTDLNLAPYPSVTYRENTRDDLKLVGKVNAGWPSETLVAATTLKGNGLAPAITDALNSTIKDGSYAKVLERWGLSEEAVPESKTVSETSFGK; from the coding sequence ATGCTTCGCACCACCACAGCCAAATTCCTGGCACTCGCCGTCCTCCCCGCCGTCGTACTTCCGGCGCTCGCCGGGTGCTCCGATCCTGGAGCGTCGGCAGCCAAGCCCGAATCCGAAACCGCCAAGAACGGCGTCGTCTACAACACCTCAGTGGAGCAGAACCGCATCCGCGTTGAGAAAGATGCCACCGCCGCGGCCACCGTCCCGGCAGCCATTTCCAAGGACGGCAAGCTGACGGTTGCCACAACCGCGGGGTCCGTCCCGTTGTCCTTCCACGCCACGGACGACAAGACCCCGATCGGCGTGGAGATCGATCTCGCACAGCTGGTGGCAGACAAACTGGGACTCGAGCTGGACCTGCAGGTGACATCGTGGGAGAACTGGCCGCTCAAGACCCAGTCCGGCGATTTCGAAGCCGTCTTCTCCAACGTGGGCATCAACGCCGCCCGGGTGAAGCTGTTCGACTTCTCCACATACAGGGCCGCTTACATGGGCTTCGAAGCGAAGAAGAGCGCCAGCTACGACATCAAGGGTGCCGACGACATTTCCGGCTTGAAGGTTTCCGTGGGCCCGGGCACCAACCAGGAAAAGATCCTCCTGGCCTGGAACAAGGAACTCGAGGAGAAGGGCAAAGCCCCTGCCACCCTGCAGTACTACTCCTCGGACGCAGACACCATCCTTGCGCTCTCCTCAGGACGCACCGACCTGAACCTCGCCCCTTACCCGTCCGTGACCTACCGCGAGAACACCCGGGACGACCTCAAACTGGTGGGCAAGGTCAACGCCGGCTGGCCGTCCGAAACCCTGGTTGCCGCGACGACGTTGAAGGGCAACGGCTTGGCGCCCGCCATCACCGACGCCTTGAACTCCACCATCAAGGACGGCTCCTACGCGAAGGTCCTGGAACGCTGGGGCCTCTCCGAAGAAGCAGTGCCGGAGTCCAAAACCGTCTCGGAAACAAGCTTCGGCAAATAG
- a CDS encoding amino acid ABC transporter ATP-binding protein, whose translation MSIITARKESTTAATPAAAGPASTVATKGQVDIHNIRKSFGNTEVLQGVSLSVPPGGVTVIVGPSGSGKSTLLRTINHLEKVDGGFITIDGELVGYQARGNKLHELRGKDILKQRTNVGMVFQNFNLFPHLTALENVAEAPIVAQKRSKAEARKRGLELLDRVGLKDRADAYPRQLSGGQQQRVAIARALALEPKILLFDEPTSALDPELVNEVLDVIRELATSGTTLIVVTHEMGFARDVADTVVFIDQGRIIESGAPQDIFSNPREERTRSFFSKVIEPAFNI comes from the coding sequence ATGAGCATCATCACCGCACGCAAAGAATCGACGACGGCGGCAACACCTGCCGCTGCCGGCCCGGCCAGCACGGTGGCCACCAAAGGACAGGTGGACATCCACAACATTCGGAAGTCCTTCGGCAACACCGAAGTGCTCCAGGGTGTTTCACTGTCCGTGCCGCCTGGCGGAGTGACAGTGATCGTCGGCCCGTCCGGCTCCGGTAAGTCCACGCTGCTGCGGACCATCAACCACTTGGAAAAGGTTGACGGCGGCTTCATCACCATCGACGGTGAATTGGTGGGCTACCAGGCCCGGGGGAACAAGCTGCACGAGCTGCGCGGGAAGGACATCCTCAAACAACGCACCAACGTTGGCATGGTGTTCCAGAACTTCAACCTGTTTCCCCACCTCACGGCCTTGGAAAACGTGGCCGAAGCGCCGATCGTGGCACAGAAGCGCTCCAAAGCCGAGGCCCGGAAGCGCGGGCTGGAACTCCTGGACCGTGTGGGTTTGAAGGACAGGGCCGACGCGTATCCCCGCCAGCTTTCCGGAGGCCAGCAGCAGCGTGTTGCGATCGCCCGGGCGCTCGCGCTCGAACCGAAGATCCTGCTCTTCGACGAGCCCACCTCCGCATTGGACCCCGAACTCGTCAACGAGGTCCTGGACGTCATCCGCGAACTGGCCACGTCCGGCACCACGTTGATCGTGGTCACGCACGAGATGGGATTCGCCCGGGACGTAGCGGACACCGTGGTGTTCATTGACCAAGGCCGGATCATCGAGTCCGGCGCCCCGCAGGACATCTTCAGCAACCCACGCGAAGAACGCACCCGCAGTTTCTTCTCCAAAGTCATCGAACCCGCCTTCAACATCTAG
- a CDS encoding amino acid ABC transporter permease — MSAAAPPATADEALRPAVDYSDYKLVPAKHPWRWVGTVAVALGVTAIAWSLLTNPRWEWGVVAQWFTAQSVVAGLVETLKLTAISGILGFVLGFILALMRLSSSPLLVSVSWTFSWIFRSTPLLVQLLLWYNLGYLYEKISLGIPFTDVRFFEAQTTTLVSQFAAAVLGLTLNQAAYSAEIIRGGILSVDQGQLEAAAALGIPAWKRSTRIVLPQAMRAILPTAFNEIIGLVKGTSIVYVLAYSELFYTVQVIYNRTQQVLPLLLVATLWYVVITSVLSIFQYYVERHFSKGALRNLPLTPLQKARKFFASHAPASPSKDAR; from the coding sequence ATGAGTGCAGCCGCACCGCCCGCCACGGCGGACGAGGCCCTTCGGCCCGCCGTCGACTACTCCGACTACAAGCTGGTCCCGGCAAAGCATCCGTGGCGCTGGGTGGGCACCGTGGCGGTCGCCCTGGGCGTCACCGCCATAGCGTGGTCCCTGCTGACCAACCCGCGCTGGGAATGGGGAGTGGTTGCCCAATGGTTCACTGCCCAGTCCGTGGTGGCAGGGTTGGTGGAAACCCTCAAGCTGACCGCCATCTCCGGCATCCTTGGCTTCGTTCTCGGGTTCATCCTCGCCTTGATGCGCCTCTCATCCTCACCGCTGCTGGTCTCCGTATCCTGGACGTTCTCCTGGATCTTCCGATCCACTCCGCTCCTGGTCCAGCTACTCCTTTGGTACAACCTCGGCTACCTCTACGAGAAGATCAGCCTGGGCATCCCGTTCACGGATGTCCGCTTCTTCGAAGCCCAGACCACCACGTTGGTCAGCCAGTTCGCGGCAGCCGTCCTAGGCCTCACCCTGAACCAGGCGGCCTACTCCGCCGAAATCATCCGCGGCGGCATCCTGTCCGTCGACCAAGGCCAACTGGAAGCCGCAGCCGCCTTGGGCATCCCGGCCTGGAAGCGTTCCACCAGGATCGTCCTCCCGCAGGCAATGCGGGCCATCCTGCCCACGGCCTTCAACGAGATCATCGGCCTGGTCAAGGGAACGTCGATCGTCTACGTCCTGGCCTACTCCGAGCTGTTCTACACGGTGCAGGTGATCTACAACCGGACCCAACAGGTGCTGCCCCTGCTCCTTGTGGCAACGCTCTGGTACGTGGTGATTACTTCCGTGCTCAGCATCTTCCAGTACTACGTGGAACGGCACTTCTCCAAGGGCGCACTGCGGAACCTGCCGCTCACGCCGCTGCAAAAGGCCCGCAAGTTCTTCGCCAGCCACGCTCCCGCCTCTCCCAGCAAGGACGCCCGATGA
- a CDS encoding GNAT family N-acetyltransferase has product MTAPPTLPTSGLSVLSLAMDDPRVRPLLDELAVEYDTRYGDLFSSKGASEELSRYPAEEFAAPHGALIIIQEDGESVAGGAFRRYDADTAELKRIWTHSAHRRRGLARRVLAELEAEALRRGYTKLYLTTGPRQPEARNLYLATGYTALFDLAADPEEIKHLAFSKDLVAHR; this is encoded by the coding sequence ATGACCGCACCGCCAACCCTGCCGACGTCGGGCCTTTCCGTCCTCAGCCTCGCCATGGACGATCCCCGCGTCCGGCCGCTCCTGGATGAGCTCGCCGTCGAATATGACACCCGCTACGGGGACCTGTTCAGCAGCAAGGGAGCCTCCGAGGAACTCAGCAGGTACCCGGCGGAGGAATTCGCCGCACCGCACGGGGCGCTGATCATCATCCAGGAAGACGGCGAATCCGTAGCCGGTGGAGCGTTCCGCCGCTACGACGCCGACACCGCCGAGCTGAAGCGCATCTGGACCCACTCGGCGCACCGACGGCGTGGCCTGGCCCGCCGCGTGCTGGCCGAGTTGGAAGCTGAAGCCCTGCGCCGTGGCTACACCAAGCTCTACCTGACTACCGGGCCGCGCCAGCCCGAAGCCAGGAACCTGTACCTCGCCACGGGCTACACCGCCCTCTTCGATCTCGCAGCGGATCCCGAGGAAATCAAGCATTTGGCCTTCAGCAAGGATCTTGTGGCGCACCGCTAA
- a CDS encoding threonine/serine dehydratase, whose amino-acid sequence MVTREQVEEAYSRTAAWVRHTPMAASGNEGTYPLWFKCEYMQHTGSFKARGAFNRLLTARENGELNPEVGVVVASGGNAGLANAYAAAKLGVPATVFVPESAPANKVHKLYAIGARVVQGGSEYAEAYAAAVAFAAESGAVYCHAYDQPEIVAGAGGVGLEVMEQLPDVDTILVAVGGGGLMGGIAAATEGRARVVGVEPETVPTLHSALAHGEPVDVPVSGIAADSLGARRLGEIGFGVARRTGVQSVLVTDQAIIEARRRLWEGHRIVVEHGAAAAYAALLSGAYAPSAGEKVVVVLCGANTDPAHF is encoded by the coding sequence ATGGTCACTCGCGAACAGGTTGAGGAAGCGTATTCCCGGACGGCCGCTTGGGTCCGCCACACCCCGATGGCGGCGAGCGGCAATGAAGGGACGTACCCGCTGTGGTTTAAGTGTGAGTACATGCAGCACACGGGTTCGTTCAAGGCCCGTGGTGCTTTCAACAGGCTGCTCACTGCCCGGGAGAACGGGGAGCTCAACCCCGAGGTCGGGGTGGTTGTTGCCTCCGGCGGCAATGCGGGCCTGGCAAATGCCTACGCCGCTGCGAAGTTGGGTGTTCCCGCCACGGTGTTCGTCCCGGAGTCCGCTCCCGCCAACAAGGTCCACAAGCTGTACGCAATCGGAGCAAGGGTGGTTCAAGGCGGATCCGAATATGCCGAGGCTTATGCTGCGGCGGTCGCCTTCGCTGCAGAAAGCGGCGCCGTTTACTGCCATGCCTATGACCAGCCGGAGATTGTGGCGGGCGCCGGTGGTGTGGGCCTTGAAGTGATGGAGCAACTGCCCGACGTCGACACCATCCTCGTCGCTGTCGGCGGCGGCGGGTTGATGGGTGGCATAGCGGCCGCTACCGAGGGGCGGGCCCGGGTTGTAGGAGTTGAGCCGGAAACAGTGCCTACACTCCATAGCGCATTGGCACACGGCGAGCCCGTGGACGTACCGGTTTCAGGCATTGCAGCCGATTCCCTGGGTGCCCGCAGGCTGGGGGAGATCGGCTTCGGGGTTGCCCGCAGGACGGGCGTGCAGAGCGTGCTGGTCACTGACCAGGCCATCATTGAGGCCCGCCGCAGGCTATGGGAAGGGCATCGAATCGTCGTTGAGCATGGGGCCGCGGCTGCGTACGCGGCCCTGCTCTCCGGGGCTTATGCCCCGAGCGCTGGTGAGAAGGTCGTCGTCGTGCTGTGCGGAGCGAACACGGATCCGGCGCATTTCTAG
- a CDS encoding FG-GAP repeat domain-containing protein, whose amino-acid sequence MGIFGTRKAAYAATALAVGVALMGAPPATAAPEVTSAPDVQTPSVGPTAVIDGVPYVGAELRKQYDYDYAGCKNPDGTTPNGYRAEWLQDGVPLPPERQGEVLQLTPADFGHRISLRVHPSTPEEPNCPDATRVSPGTAPVKASSRAMGWTGRGNFEPLGRTADGRLILYPRTYTYVPGSCEGACPRYFGEWDEPRQTGQGWDAMGIVFSPGDFDGDGYNDLLATDAAGNLYLYPGDGNGGWLDRRQVGQGWNTFDSIVGPGDFDGDGYNDVLARDAAGDLYLYPGDGAGGWKPRSKVGQGWQIMDKIITGGDMNGDGPVEVFARDRNGYLSIYRADGTGGWESSAMLSGGWGAFSDIAGLGSFGHQQYNNLFAVNGNGDLMTYSTGASTGVLWGPYGPVGAGWNVFRELL is encoded by the coding sequence ATGGGGATCTTTGGCACGCGCAAGGCAGCATACGCAGCAACGGCACTGGCGGTAGGTGTGGCCCTGATGGGTGCGCCCCCAGCGACGGCAGCACCGGAAGTAACGTCCGCACCTGACGTTCAGACCCCTTCAGTTGGCCCCACGGCAGTCATCGACGGAGTCCCCTACGTCGGCGCGGAGCTGCGGAAGCAATACGACTACGACTATGCGGGCTGCAAGAACCCGGACGGCACCACCCCCAACGGGTACAGGGCGGAGTGGCTCCAGGACGGGGTACCCCTACCGCCCGAACGTCAGGGCGAAGTCCTTCAGCTCACCCCGGCGGACTTCGGTCACCGGATTTCGCTCAGGGTCCACCCTTCAACGCCCGAAGAACCCAATTGCCCTGATGCCACGCGGGTGAGCCCTGGCACGGCACCGGTCAAGGCATCCTCGAGGGCCATGGGTTGGACGGGACGCGGGAACTTCGAACCCCTCGGGCGCACGGCGGATGGCAGGTTGATCCTCTACCCCCGGACGTATACGTACGTTCCCGGCAGTTGCGAGGGTGCCTGCCCGCGGTACTTCGGAGAGTGGGACGAACCCCGCCAGACAGGCCAGGGCTGGGACGCTATGGGAATCGTGTTCTCGCCGGGTGACTTTGACGGCGACGGCTACAACGACCTCCTCGCAACCGACGCCGCAGGCAACCTGTATCTCTACCCGGGCGATGGCAACGGGGGCTGGCTTGACCGCCGCCAGGTTGGTCAAGGCTGGAACACCTTCGACTCGATTGTTGGTCCTGGAGATTTTGACGGGGACGGTTACAACGACGTCCTGGCCCGCGATGCTGCCGGCGACCTTTATCTTTACCCCGGCGACGGAGCCGGCGGCTGGAAACCCCGCAGCAAGGTGGGCCAAGGCTGGCAGATCATGGACAAGATCATCACCGGCGGTGACATGAACGGGGACGGTCCCGTGGAGGTCTTCGCCCGGGACCGCAATGGATACCTCTCCATCTACCGGGCCGACGGCACGGGTGGCTGGGAGTCCTCGGCCATGCTCAGCGGCGGTTGGGGTGCCTTTTCCGATATTGCAGGGCTGGGCAGTTTCGGACACCAGCAGTACAACAACTTGTTCGCTGTCAACGGCAACGGGGATCTCATGACCTACTCCACCGGCGCATCAACCGGGGTCCTCTGGGGGCCTTACGGCCCGGTCGGGGCAGGGTGGAACGTGTTCCGCGAACTCCTCTGA
- a CDS encoding FAD/NAD(P)-binding protein produces the protein MPSRVPAIVFIGGGPRTAGVLERLAASRPALFEGPLQIHVVEPHEPGSGRIWRYHQDPGLLMNSTAADVTMFTDSSVACDGPPLDGPALATWAAGVLDGSIRDVPVFEQHILEQLRSLTPASFPTRQLQSKYLEWFFRRAVSSLGPDVTVTVHRDVATAVERATGPLSGHPDAGTHLVRLASGTEVRADVVVYALGHTDSQAHPEATRLAGFAAAHGGYYAPPSYTTDVDYSPIEAGQDVIVSGMGLAFVDLLVLLFEGRGGRFEERPDGVLEYVPSGAEPRVWAGSRRGVPYHSKISSSLRSPVERPRYFTAAAVEALLAEHDELDFRTHLWPLIAKDAGYAYYRELFTGYPERVRGAWADFEAPFDALDWYSSGREQLVASAVPDPAVRLDLESLDQPFSGCAFDSHEAVQRSVAAYIQRDLALRTSLDHSETLALFMALLFVYMDLGRLVPQERLNARSQQAIHGWWHGFFSFVDSGPPAHRLQEMLALHRAGYLQFLGPGMWVRADEPTGRFVAGSFQSPVLVEASAYIEARLPSASVERSANPALLNLHDAGLGTEQRLLTLDGAHSTGKLLVSGNHEVLSPVGTPQHGLFAVGPWTSGWGAGAFARPNTNAAPFRENDALARRILHTLATPLPSLPSLPTRSH, from the coding sequence ATGCCGTCACGAGTTCCCGCCATCGTCTTTATTGGCGGCGGCCCGCGCACGGCCGGCGTGTTGGAAAGGCTGGCGGCCAGCCGTCCCGCCTTGTTCGAAGGCCCCCTGCAGATCCACGTCGTTGAGCCGCATGAACCTGGCTCAGGACGCATCTGGCGTTATCACCAGGATCCCGGCCTGCTGATGAATTCCACGGCCGCCGACGTCACAATGTTCACCGACTCTTCCGTGGCCTGTGACGGACCGCCGCTGGACGGCCCGGCCCTCGCCACCTGGGCAGCCGGCGTACTGGACGGCAGTATCCGTGATGTGCCGGTCTTCGAGCAGCACATCCTGGAACAGCTCCGTTCCCTGACCCCCGCGTCCTTCCCCACGAGGCAACTCCAAAGCAAGTACCTTGAGTGGTTCTTCCGCCGGGCGGTTTCCTCGCTCGGGCCGGACGTCACCGTCACCGTCCACCGCGATGTGGCCACCGCCGTCGAACGGGCCACGGGGCCGCTGTCCGGGCATCCCGACGCCGGCACGCACCTCGTGCGGTTGGCCTCCGGCACCGAGGTGCGTGCCGACGTCGTGGTGTACGCCCTGGGCCACACCGATTCGCAGGCGCATCCGGAAGCGACCCGGCTGGCCGGATTCGCGGCCGCGCACGGCGGCTACTACGCGCCGCCGTCGTACACAACGGATGTGGACTACTCCCCCATTGAAGCCGGCCAGGACGTCATCGTCTCCGGGATGGGGCTGGCCTTCGTGGACCTGTTGGTGCTGTTGTTCGAGGGCCGCGGCGGCCGCTTCGAGGAAAGGCCCGACGGCGTCCTCGAATATGTGCCTTCGGGCGCCGAGCCACGGGTCTGGGCCGGTTCACGCCGGGGTGTGCCCTACCATTCCAAAATCTCCTCGTCGTTGCGCAGTCCGGTGGAGCGGCCGCGGTACTTCACGGCTGCTGCTGTTGAAGCGTTGCTGGCCGAACACGACGAGCTCGACTTCCGTACCCACCTCTGGCCGCTCATCGCCAAGGATGCGGGCTACGCCTATTACCGTGAACTGTTCACCGGCTACCCTGAGCGGGTTCGTGGCGCTTGGGCGGACTTCGAGGCGCCCTTCGATGCCCTCGACTGGTATAGCTCCGGGCGGGAGCAGCTTGTGGCCTCTGCCGTCCCGGATCCCGCCGTGCGCCTGGACCTTGAGTCGCTGGACCAGCCCTTCAGCGGTTGCGCGTTCGATTCCCATGAGGCGGTGCAGCGGTCCGTGGCCGCCTACATCCAACGCGACCTGGCACTGCGGACCAGCCTCGACCATTCGGAGACGCTTGCCCTGTTCATGGCCCTGCTGTTCGTCTACATGGACTTGGGCCGCCTGGTGCCGCAGGAACGGCTCAACGCCCGATCGCAGCAGGCAATCCACGGCTGGTGGCACGGCTTCTTCAGCTTCGTCGATTCCGGCCCTCCGGCACACCGACTGCAGGAAATGCTTGCCTTGCACCGGGCCGGGTACCTGCAATTCCTGGGACCGGGCATGTGGGTCCGCGCCGACGAACCAACCGGCCGCTTTGTTGCCGGATCCTTCCAGTCACCGGTCCTGGTGGAGGCCTCCGCGTACATCGAGGCACGCCTGCCTTCGGCCTCCGTGGAGCGTTCCGCGAACCCTGCCCTCCTGAACCTGCACGACGCCGGACTGGGCACCGAACAGAGGCTGCTCACCTTGGACGGTGCGCATTCGACAGGGAAACTTCTGGTCTCCGGAAATCATGAGGTCCTTTCTCCTGTTGGAACACCACAGCATGGGTTGTTTGCAGTGGGTCCATGGACGTCAGGCTGGGGCGCAGGTGCGTTTGCCCGGCCGAACACCAACGCGGCGCCGTTCCGCGAGAACGACGCTCTGGCCCGCCGCATCCTTCACACGCTGGCCACCCCCCTTCCGTCCCTCCCGTCCCTCCCAACTAGGTCGCATTAG
- a CDS encoding NtaA/DmoA family FMN-dependent monooxygenase (This protein belongs to a clade of FMN-dependent monooxygenases, within a broader family of flavin-dependent oxidoreductases, the luciferase-like monooxygenase (LMM) family, some of whose members use coenzyme F420 rather than FMN.), whose amino-acid sequence MTRDIFKPSGRIQFGIFFQGVNSGTIWKAAESGSQTDFESFRRIVQTAERGKFAAFFLGEGLRLREHLGRPHALDVVGRPDAQTMLAALASVTTNIGLVATQNTTYNDPADLAHRLSSLDLISGGRAAWNVVTTDNAWTGANFRRGGYLDHADRYRHAEAFVETAKRIWDSWETPSGPAHRVLHQGQHYTVDVTPRLPRSPQYRPVLFQAGDSPEGRDFAARQADVIFSAHPRFDDAVEFRRDIVSRSVAAGRGANAVRIMPASEFILAATDQEAREKKDWVRSLQIGPQQAIAYLEQFWGRELSAYDPDGPLPDIDPVVEETSETRGSGFHGAKARQLADQWRAEAKDKGLSIRQFVTSRTARIDSTFTGSYNAVADHLAQYARVGAVDGFNISPWLIPTGLDDIVNHLVPELQERGVYPTEYRGSTLRENLGLETPVRLSQQVSV is encoded by the coding sequence ATGACACGGGATATCTTCAAGCCCAGCGGCCGGATCCAGTTCGGCATCTTTTTCCAAGGCGTCAACTCCGGCACGATCTGGAAGGCCGCCGAATCCGGTTCGCAGACCGATTTCGAATCCTTCCGCAGGATCGTTCAGACCGCCGAACGGGGAAAGTTCGCGGCGTTCTTCCTTGGGGAAGGCCTGCGGCTGCGGGAGCACTTGGGGCGTCCGCACGCCCTCGATGTGGTGGGCCGGCCGGATGCGCAGACCATGCTCGCGGCGTTGGCTTCGGTGACCACGAACATCGGCCTGGTTGCCACACAGAACACCACCTACAACGATCCCGCAGACCTGGCGCACAGGCTGTCCTCGCTGGACCTGATCTCCGGGGGCCGCGCTGCGTGGAACGTCGTCACGACGGACAACGCCTGGACGGGCGCCAACTTCCGCCGGGGCGGATACCTGGACCACGCGGACCGGTACAGGCATGCCGAAGCGTTCGTGGAGACCGCCAAACGCATCTGGGATTCGTGGGAGACGCCGTCCGGTCCCGCGCACCGTGTCCTTCACCAGGGGCAGCACTACACTGTGGACGTCACACCGCGGTTGCCCCGTAGTCCGCAGTACCGTCCCGTGCTCTTCCAAGCCGGTGATTCACCCGAGGGCCGCGATTTCGCTGCACGCCAAGCAGACGTGATCTTCTCTGCGCACCCTAGATTCGACGATGCCGTGGAATTCCGCCGGGACATTGTTTCCCGTTCAGTGGCTGCCGGCCGCGGCGCCAACGCGGTCCGGATCATGCCGGCCAGCGAGTTCATCCTCGCCGCTACAGACCAGGAGGCACGGGAGAAGAAGGACTGGGTGCGGAGCCTCCAGATCGGTCCGCAGCAGGCCATTGCCTATCTGGAACAGTTCTGGGGACGTGAGCTTTCCGCGTACGATCCGGACGGCCCGCTGCCTGACATTGATCCCGTGGTGGAAGAGACCTCGGAAACCCGCGGCAGCGGCTTCCATGGCGCCAAGGCCCGCCAGTTGGCGGATCAGTGGCGTGCGGAAGCCAAGGACAAGGGCCTATCCATCCGCCAGTTCGTCACGTCCAGGACGGCTCGGATCGACTCCACCTTTACCGGCTCGTACAACGCGGTGGCCGATCACCTGGCCCAATACGCGCGGGTTGGAGCGGTGGACGGTTTCAATATCTCCCCCTGGCTCATCCCCACCGGCCTGGATGACATCGTGAACCACCTGGTCCCGGAGCTCCAGGAACGCGGCGTCTACCCCACGGAGTACCGCGGCAGCACCCTGCGGGAGAACCTTGGGTTGGAAACGCCGGTTCGTTTGAGCCAGCAGGTGAGCGTCTGA
- a CDS encoding LLM class flavin-dependent oxidoreductase, whose product MSTQDNKAGFLAIELDGAGWDGGAFGSLAGAVLAVEAAGFHVATFKDAPEPGRTNALQRAAYAGPVTRTIALAPEVDTVYTEPFHIATQLASLDYVSGGRAGWIVTAAESPAAAAAVGRSAVRGNALVHEAAASIEVGRRLWDSWEDDAVIRDVATGRYIDVDKLHYVDFETPADFAGTPYSVKGPSIIPRPLQGQLPVLASASLVGGGVPVESVDAVLVTAPTSELLVAGVRDARERLGAVAVVAELGVVLDSRGEPAAARAVPETGRAQFAGTAAELTGYLHGLLLEADGVRLHPGDLARELDELSRLVLPELRHRGSLRAPVQDGTFRGLLGLERPANRYSTSTTASAAAGK is encoded by the coding sequence GTGAGTACCCAAGATAACAAGGCCGGTTTCCTGGCCATAGAGCTTGACGGCGCCGGCTGGGACGGAGGCGCGTTCGGCAGCCTTGCCGGGGCGGTCCTCGCCGTCGAGGCGGCCGGATTCCATGTGGCAACCTTCAAGGACGCTCCGGAGCCGGGCCGGACGAACGCCCTGCAGCGTGCCGCCTACGCAGGGCCTGTCACGCGGACCATCGCACTGGCCCCGGAAGTGGACACCGTTTACACCGAGCCGTTCCACATCGCCACTCAGCTCGCGAGCTTGGACTACGTCTCCGGCGGCCGTGCCGGATGGATCGTCACCGCAGCCGAGTCACCCGCGGCCGCTGCCGCCGTCGGGCGTTCCGCAGTCAGAGGCAACGCGCTGGTCCACGAGGCCGCTGCGTCCATTGAGGTCGGGCGCCGTCTCTGGGACTCCTGGGAAGACGACGCGGTGATCAGGGACGTTGCCACCGGACGCTACATCGACGTCGACAAGCTGCACTACGTGGACTTCGAAACCCCGGCCGATTTCGCGGGCACACCGTATTCCGTCAAGGGCCCCTCCATCATCCCCAGGCCGCTGCAGGGCCAGCTTCCCGTGCTGGCATCGGCGTCGCTGGTTGGCGGCGGTGTTCCGGTGGAATCTGTTGACGCAGTGCTGGTCACGGCTCCCACGTCCGAACTGCTGGTGGCCGGGGTTCGCGACGCGCGGGAACGCCTTGGGGCGGTGGCTGTGGTGGCCGAACTCGGCGTCGTCCTTGATTCCCGCGGTGAGCCGGCTGCTGCGCGGGCAGTGCCGGAAACCGGCCGCGCGCAATTTGCAGGCACCGCCGCGGAACTCACCGGGTACCTTCACGGACTGCTGTTGGAGGCCGACGGCGTTCGGCTGCACCCGGGCGACCTGGCGCGGGAACTCGATGAACTCTCCCGGCTGGTCCTGCCGGAACTCCGCCACCGGGGTTCGCTGCGTGCTCCGGTCCAGGACGGCACCTTCCGCGGGTTGCTGGGCTTGGAACGGCCCGCAAACCGCTACTCGACCTCAACCACCGCCAGCGCCGCTGCCGGAAAGTAA